The Kazachstania africana CBS 2517 chromosome 8, complete genome genome contains a region encoding:
- the REV3 gene encoding DNA-directed DNA polymerase (similar to Saccharomyces cerevisiae REV3 (YPL167C); ancestral locus Anc_8.694): protein MSSVNSSINSSSLAPDLIHVQMNNYDFYMNRPTILDRKHGDSLPMSQFNFVPSIRVYGFLPTGHQVLCHIHGVFPYIFVKYDGNESDSLTEISQKCTNLHLLLERKMTELVKKKGRGNKPTVNEVGNDIEHIRGLNYIANVSLIKGIPFYGFNMGYTLFYKITLLNPSYSNRLSDLIRDKAIFATARETFESHIPYLLQFSMDFNLFGCSWIHLNNCYFRDPILNSILDIDDLMRNEELDTFLTHFCDKERNVLDEKAFPRMGNGLLEIDILPQNIKNIDELYFRDIHHDFIEKKGEALHLLKQPYVSSTKQMVNNVLSQRALLSLREYVPQEGLQRLKDIKDFSHSFKDFYDAASAKTTSKENPNPTFDTYLKKNPIFEKIRKPYEAINELWPEQPNTLNSQTISENENEVIDTSFQQYTILDDEGDAANNMNEDYGMLSQDSGFIATDTEDDPEKHVTKPRANVASSNSAFSLDTQMTQLISKRKRLEQAQRSNILQLNQAKQIKLELPYGISKGERAFFYKKPPFNFSSAIKDLTSKGYPEVDYTDPYFGEPTDLELKPYIYAGKRFEINSPHLSHRIPLPFHNEPVLLETEGPISLFSSWKYLPKPPTYYEVHDDEVSKRKKMKDHSQIGKATQKNDFFYKYGSRATVPKKISTMQDKLTHFSLEIHVNTRDDLKPDPLHDQVSIIFWKIDDESYPFDFGVSSEGIMVLHDEREDGTLSKMLQDAAGSVPVAFYESEFMMFDALTDLVLLFDPDILSGYEVHLSSWGYIIERCIKVHKFNIIEEISRVISKGKNSSYDFWGYTHSTGITVTGRHILNIWRILSSDLQLTQYTVENIAYNLLHKRLPHFSNRNLTEFWNNKRSFSKIKTVLQYWLTRVRINFELLKAQDFIARTMVQARLIGVDFQSVYYRGSQYRVESFLVRVCKGESFILVSPSKQKVREQKPLECVPLIMEPESAFYKSPMLVLDFQSLYPSIMIAYNYCYSTLLGRVREMQLGDNEVGVSSVPIKENTLRLLKDDVTIAPNGLVFVNSSIRKSTLAKMLADVLDIRVMVKKTISELGSENDTLRNLLNNEQEALKLLANVTYGYTSASFSGRMPCSDLADSIVQTGRETLERAIELIESDENWGAKVVYGDTDSLFIYLPGKTREEAFTIGNEMSIAVSASNPEPLFLKFEKVYHPCILVSKKRYVGYSYEKSTQQEPKFDSKGIETVRRDGHPAQQKIVEKSLKILFDTKDITKVKEYVQDQFFKIHSGKVSIQDFCFAKAVKLGTYKSAASLPPGAMVAMKQMKKDTRAEPQYKERVPYLIVKGSPGQVLRERSISPEEFFANPNLELDATYYIDKTLVPPLSRLFNIIGINVADWAFDIPRMKRDLSVNTNTKESKLGESSMCINCGEEVVSSENKTLCGDCEMSAQKTTVGLLYDTLYRQNMMKNLNMVCRTCTYQYTKNAGVEGDLIASKCDSYDCPIYYSRIKSKKYLMSDITRKKRSALDALDNW from the coding sequence ATGTCAAGTGTCAATTCAAGCATAAACAGTTCCAGTTTAGCCCCGGACTTGATCCATGTGCAAATGAATAATTATGACTTTTACATGAACAGGCCAACAATACTTGATAGGAAACATGGCGACAGTTTACCAATGAGTCAGTTCAATTTCGTCCCATCAATACGAGTTTATGGATTTCTCCCAACAGGACATCAGGTTTTATGTCATATTCATGGCGTCTTTCCTTACATTTTTGTGAAATATGATGGCAATGAATCAGATTCACTTACAGAAATATCACAAAAATGCACCAATTTGCATCTGCtacttgaaagaaagatgacTGAACTAGTTAAAAAGAAGGGCAGAGGGAATAAACCTACTGTAAATGAGGTAGGAAATGATATAGAACATATCAGAGGATTGAATTATATTGCAAATGTCTCGCTGATAAAAGGTATTCCATTTTACGGGTTCAATATGGGTTACACCTTATTCTACAAAATAACGCTATTGAACCCGTCTTATTCGAATAGGCTCTCAGATTTAATTAGGGACAAAGCCATTTTTGCTACTGCTAGGGAGACTTTTGAATCTCACATCCCATATCtacttcaattttcaatggatttTAATCTCTTTGGGTGTTCATGGATACATTTGAACAACTGCTATTTTAGAGACCCTATCCTCAATAGTATATTGGAcattgatgatttgatgCGAAACGAAGAGCTCGATACCTTTTTAACCCACTTTTGTGATAAAGAACGGAATGTCTTAGATGAAAAGGCTTTCCCAAGAATGGGAAACGGTTTGCTAGAAATAGATATATTACCACAGAATATTAAAAACATCGATGAACTATATTTTCGTGATATACATCATGattttatagaaaaaaaaggtgAAGCATTACATCTTCTCAAACAGCCGTATGTAAGTTCTACAAAGCAAATGGTAAACAATGTACTTTCCCAAAGAGCTCTGCTTTCTTTACGAGAATATGTGCCTCAAGAGGGCCTCCAAAGATTGAAGGACATTAAAGATTTTAGTCattcattcaaagatttttatGATGCTGCTTCAGCGAAGACGACATCGAAAGAGAATCCTAATCCAACTTTTGACACATACCTCAAAAAGAATCCTATATTTGAGAAAATACGAAAACCATATGAAGCTATTAACGAATTATGGCCAGAGCAACCGAATACTCTTAACTCCCAAACTATatctgaaaatgaaaatgaggTTATAGACACTTCTTTCCAGCAGTATACAATTTTAGACGATGAGGGCGACGCGGCTAACAATATGAATGAAGACTACGGCATGTTAAGTCAGGATAGTGGTTTCATAGCAACAGATACAGAAGATGATCCAGAGAAACATGTAACAAAGCCCAGAGCAAATGTAGCGTCTTCCAATTCAGCCTTTTCACTTGATACTCAAATGACACagttaatttcaaaaaggAAGCGTCTGGAACAGGCACAACGTTCTAACATTCTTCAGCTCAATCAGGCAAAACAGATCAAGTTGGAATTGCCTTATGGAATTTCGAAAGGCGAAAGAGCATTCTTTTACAAAAAACCACCGTTCAATTTTTCCTCCGCCATAAAAGACTTAACATCAAAGGGCTATCCAGAGGTTGATTATACTGATCCTTATTTTGGAGAACCTACGGACTTGGAGTTGAAGCCGTATATATATGCCGgtaaaagatttgaaattaattcACCTCATCTTAGTCATCGAATACCTCTGCCGTTCCATAATGAACCAGTACTGTTGGAAACAGAGGGTCctatttctttgttttccTCATGGAAATATTTGCCAAAACCACCGACATACTATGAGGTTCATGATGATGAAGTTtctaaaagaaagaaaatgaaagacCATTCACAGATTGGTAAAGCGACTCAGAAGAacgattttttttataaatatgGGTCGAGGGCAACTGTACCCAAAAAGATATCAACCATGCAAGATAAACTTactcatttttctttagaAATACACGTCAACACAAGAGACGATTTGAAACCTGATCCACTTCATGATCAAGTATCAATAAtcttttggaaaattgATGACGAATCCTATCCATTCGACTTCGGTGTCTCTAGTGAGGGAATAATGGTGCTGCATGATGAACGAGAGGATGGTACGCTATCCAAAATGCTACAAGATGCCGCTGGTAGCGTTCCAGTGGCATTTTATGAGAGTGAGTTCATGATGTTTGATGCGCTTACAGATCTGGTTCTACTATTTGACCCAGATATTTTGTCAGGATACGAAGTTCATCTCTCATCTTGGGGctatattattgaaagatgtaTAAAGGTTCACAAATTCAACATTATTGAGGAAATATCTAGAGTCATTTCGAAGGGAAAGAACAGCTCCTACGACTTTTGGGGCTATACTCATTCCACAGGCATAACGGTTACGGGAAGAcatattttaaatatttggaGGATCTTAAGCTCAGATCTTCAATTGACCCAATATACGGTGGAGAATATTGCATACAATTTACTTCACAAGAGGTTGCCTCACTTTTCTAATAGAAACCTTACAGAATTTTGGAATAACAAAAGAAGTTTTTCCAAAATCAAAACTGTGCTGCAGTACTGGTTGACTCGTGTACGtataaattttgaactaCTTAAAGCACAGGATTTCATAGCTAGAACGATGGTGCAAGCAAGATTAATTGGAGTAGACTTCCAATCAGTCTACTATAGAGGCTCTCAATATCGTGTGGAATCATTTTTAGTGAGGGTTTGCAAGGGAGAAAGCTTTATTTTGGTTTCCCCCAGTAAACAAAAAGTAAGAGAACAGAAACCTTTGGAATGTGTTCCTCTAATTATGGAGCCAGAATCTGCCTTTTATAAGAGTCCCATGCTGGTCCTGGACTTTCAGTCACTGTACCCCTCGATTATGATAGCATATAATTACTGCTATTCAACTTTGCTCGGTAGAGTGCGAGAAATGCAGCTGGGAGACAATGAAGTTGGTGTATCATCTGTTCCgatcaaagaaaatacgCTTCGATTGCTCAAAGACGACGTAACGATTGCACCTAACGGTCTCGTATTCGTGAACTCTTCAATAAGAAAGTCCACTTTAGCAAAAATGCTTGCCGATGTTTTAGACATAAGAGTAATGGTGAAAAAGACAATTTCTGAGCTGGGATCAGAGAATGACACCCTACGGAACTTACTAAATAATGAGCAAGAAGCTCTCAAACTGCTGGCTAATGTCACATATGGCTATACTTCAGCTTCTTTTTCAGGGAGAATGCCCTGTTCAGATCTAGCAGATAGTATTGTTCAGACAGGAAGAGAAACCTTAGAGAGAGCTATCGAGTTAATAGAATCAGATGAAAATTGGGGAGCCAAAGTTGTATATGGAGATACTGATAGTTTGTTCATTTATTTGCCGGGAAAAACAAGAGAGGAAGCTTTTACTATTGGAAACGAAATGTCAATAGCAGTATCTGCTAGTAACCCTGAGCCGTTATTtctgaaatttgaaaaggtATATCATCCATGTATCTTGGTaagcaagaaaagataTGTTGGCTACTCTTACGAGAAAAGCACCCAGCAAGAACCCAAATTTGATTCTAAGGGTATAGAAACGGTGAGAAGAGATGGTCATCCCGCCCAACAGAAGATAGTAGAGAAGTCactaaaaatattatttgacACCAAGGATATCACAAAGGTAAAAGAGTATGTGCaagatcaatttttcaaaattcacTCTGGAAAAGTTTCAATTCAGGATTTCTGCTTTGCAAAGGCTGTGAAATTAGGAACATATAAAAGCGCAGCCAGTCTGCCACCTGGCGCCATGGTGGCAATGAAAcagatgaaaaaagataCTAGAGCAGAACCTCAATACAAAGAACGAGTTCCGTATCTGATCGTCAAAGGTAGTCCCGGACAAGTCTTGCGTGAACGTAGTATTTCCCCTGAGGAATTTTTTGCAAACCCAAACTTAGAATTAGATGCAACTTATTATATTGATAAGACATTGGTTCCACCTTTATCCCGGttattcaatattattggTATAAACGTAGCAGATTGGGCTTTTGATATTCCAAGAATGAAACGAGACTTATCTGTAAATACGAATACTAAGGAAAGCAAGTTAGGTGAATCATCAATGTGCATCAACTGTGGAGAAGAAGTAGTATCTTCAGAAAATAAGACCTTATGTGGCGACTGCGAAATGTCTGCCCAGAAGACTACCGTAGGGTTGCTATATGATACACTTTATAGGCAAaatatgatgaagaatctaAACATGGTATGTAGGACCTGTACTTATCAATACACAAAAAATGCAGGAGTTGAAGGTGATTTAATTGCCAGTAAATGTGACTCGTATGATTGTCCGATTTACTATTCTAGAATcaaatccaaaaaatatttaatgtCTGATattacaagaaagaaaCGTAGTGCATTGGACGCTCTGGACAATTGGTAG
- the SET6 gene encoding Set6p (similar to Saccharomyces cerevisiae SET6 (YPL165C); ancestral locus Anc_8.692), protein MTVDEHEGPLFEIKQTAWGGRACFAKEDIPKGTRVLEIDDYTGSCVSYEFRKEVCCYCYAYSYGKTMKFKLDKTSVESLIQMSNRKIDINMKKFQGAGLWFCSEECCGEFLHLPNIIDLIESYEILLTSFHSMLKRHNSDDDKEAELNSVTISKEIIDSQWDKITKSWILSIEKIKSSKRLNKLPVISEDEYSCCRFVCSSLYRLSNFSEDSLTMKSFQHLQSNELEKISKFPILLHFQESVFNTLYILLPNNLKCHLSTDSFRHILGSEYANSFGLWQEDESLESRECYGYWVLPRASYFNHSCDPNITKTRNGRIMDFILNRDVKVGEELSINYAGTLNLPLTERREFMRNGWFFDCGCQKCLKELSDG, encoded by the coding sequence ATGACTGTCGACGAACACGAAGGTCCcctctttgaaattaaGCAAACAGCCTGGGGAGGTAGAGCATGCTTTGCTAAAGAAGATATACCGAAAGGTACGAGAGTGCTGGAAATTGACGACTATACAGGATCATGTGTGTCCTACGAATTCAGGAAAGAAGTttgttgttattgttaTGCATACTCATACGGTAAAACAATGAAATTCAAGCTGGATAAAACTTCAGTTGAGTCGTTAATTCAGATGAGTAATCGCAAGattgatataaatatgaaaaaattcCAAGGTGCTGGACTTTGGTTCTGTAGTGAGGAATGCTGTGGTGAATTTTTACATCTGCCGAATATTATAGACCTAATAGAAAGTTATGAGATTTTGCTAACCTCATTTCATTCTATGCTTAAAAGACACAattctgatgatgataagGAAGCTGAACTTAACTCGGTCACTATATCTAAAGAAATTATCGATTCTCAATGGGATAAAATCACAAAATCATGGATTCTCtctattgaaaagataaagTCCAGTAAACGGTTGAATAAATTACCGGTAATATCAGAGGACGAGTACTCATGCTGCAGATTTGTCTGTAGCTCACTGTATAGACTTAGTAACTTTTCTGAAGACTCCTTGactatgaaaagttttcagCATCTTCAATCcaatgaattagaaaagatttctaaatttccaattcttttaCATTTTCAAGAATCAGTTTTCAACACTCTGTATATTTTACTGCcgaataatttgaaatgcCATTTGAGCACGGACAGTTTCAGGCATATTTTGGGTTCTGAGTATGCAAACTCCTTTGGCCTCTGGCAGGAGGACGAATCTCTTGAAAGTAGAGAATGCTATGGTTACTGGGTGCTCCCAAGGGCGTCATATTTCAACCATTCATGTGATCCCAATATCACAAAAACTCGGAATGGGCGTATAATGGATTTCATTCTCAATAGAGATGTCAAAGTGGGGGAAGAATTGTCTATAAATTATGCAGGAACTCTGAATCTTCCTCTTACTGAGCGCCGTGAATTTATGAGAAATGGCTGGTTTTTCGATTGTGGCTGCCAAAAGTGCCTAAAAGAGTTGAGCGACGGCTGA
- the SVS1 gene encoding Svs1p (similar to Saccharomyces cerevisiae SRL1 (YOR247W) and SVS1 (YPL163C); ancestral locus Anc_8.687) produces MLFKSAISLLALTGSIASAEYSNVTSAESSTPVTTTLTPTYSLSDRVTTYSYADETTTLLITSTVYDTIWYTPSASSHYTSVNADAKQLSSSATEYETTYTDASTTYTSTITSYIIVTLEDSATSTATPTVSTSYSTYETTYADASTTYTSTITSTILVTVQEDNVTPAAAETTTKVTQRVTLDTTVSTAAADNCVPSTQYVTVTADPVTSYITEASITFTEYVTETQAVTTEYVTESAGASTTVSGANSTVLAATNGTNYN; encoded by the coding sequence ATGTTATTCAAATCTGCTATCTCTTTACTAGCCCTTACTGGGTCCATTGCCTCCGCTGAATACAGTAACGTCACTTCTGCAGAGTCATCAACCCCGGTGACAACCACATTAACTCCTACATACTCTCTATCTGACAGAGTCACCACATACTCCTACGCTGATGAAACTACCACCCTTCTAATCACTTCCACGGTCTATGACACCATCTGGTACACTCCTTCTGCCTCGTCACATTACACTTCCGTTAATGCTGACGCGAAACAACTATCTTCTAGTGCCACAGAGTACGAAACCACCTACACCGACGCTTCTACAACTTACACTTCAACGATCACATCCTACATCATCGTCACCCTCGAGGACTCCGCCACTTCCACTGCCACTCCAACCGTTAGCACCTCTTACTCTACTTACGAAACCACGTATGCCGACGCTTCCACGACTTACACGTCAACCATTACCTCTACTATCCTCGTTACTGTACAAGAAGACAACGTCACACCTGCTGCTGCTGAGACTACTACAAAGGTGACTCAAAGGGTTACCCTTGACACTACGGTTTCTACTGCTGCTGCTGATAACTGTGTTCCAAGCACCCAGTATGTCACAGTCACCGCCGACCCAGTGACTTCCTACATTACAGAAGCCTCTATAACGTTCACAGAATACGTTACTGAAACTCAAGCTGTGACTACCGAATATGTGACTGAATCTGCAGGTGCTTCCACCACCGTTTCTGGTGCTAATTCCACCGTTTTAGCCGCAACAAACGGTACAAACTACAACTAG
- the MLH3 gene encoding mismatch repair protein MLH3 (similar to Saccharomyces cerevisiae MLH3 (YPL164C); ancestral locus Anc_8.688) produces MSSTIRKLDGKVLRRLQSQVYVTSLASAVRELAQNAVDANATVLDVYFDLHALDLVVTDNGSGISPQDMNLVGCQSYTSKMAQLDDLTSIQTYGFRGEALHFLSTVADITIYSKSKDYNSTWVRAFPGEARMLCEGDDDASAKYKVEPFNKDSSGTTVLITNMLHNLPVRRQMVSQDPEFKTCNIIKDDMFQLLMRKPYLQVTVRYTNTKKEEKILFESKSVTQSDDTYEAYFQIVKNIYGSVIPSNVLKKVSLSFKEFQLNGVISKSPIRFKEFQFIYINGRKWCSPSFMKVIGNLFTSAGFGLYDVKNAGQKTGGKTYNQYPMFFLNLECPLTINDLIQDPSKHIFEPSFAHILKPLVLKVLKSFLKYQGYSASIDIQAHQNNSPTKSRSEIKASMPLILPIKRNYSILDTKMKFAKIASKGPSVENQDRISHQAISRQRFKPVFNQAKLNQLKENLKVHHIQQDCWLDIKNVNRNTNLDSKEIELHITREQLIKCKVINQLDNKFILLKSPSEKISSYGLYILDQHACDERIKLEALLQDFILEVISTTVYSKSVSNCSFEVNITELGLLQHYKGEFQRWGVYYDVKESPNEDPKLVILSLPECTFQKFNDDNTFLKAGLLEHAHALRLGKKFPIAKILCSKPDETLNDNMWWKYMNCIPLFLRDIFNSKACRSAIMFGDNLLLNECEILLKNLTACKMPFQCAHGRPSVVPITGIEMSTNILDTAFSFNIQHPDYDI; encoded by the coding sequence ATGAGCAGCACAATAAGGAAGTTGGACGGGAAAGTGCTGAGAAGGCTCCAAAGTCAGGTTTATGTAACTTCTCTGGCGTCCGCGGTTAGGGAGTTGGCTCAGAATGCTGTTGATGCAAATGCTACAGTCCTGGACGTCTATTTCGATCTGCATGCGTTGGATCTGGTGGTTACAGATAATGGGAGTGGAATTTCACCCCAGGATATGAATCTAGTCGGTTGCCAGAGCTATACTTCTAAGATGGCCCAGCTAGATGACCTGACCAGTATACAGACCTACGGTTTCAGAGGTGAAGCCCTTCATTTCCTATCAACGGTTGCTGATATCACTATTTACAGCAAGTCGAAAGATTACAACTCAACATGGGTACGAGCGTTTCCTGGTGAGGCCAGGATGTTGTGTGAaggtgatgatgatgctTCGGCAAAATATAAGGTTGAGCCATTCAATAAGGACAGTTCTGGGACCACGGTACTGATCACAAATATGCTGCATAATCTCCCCGTGAGAAGACAAATGGTCTCCCAGGACCCAGAATTCAAGACCTGCAACATTATAAAGGATGACATGTTTCAACTTTTAATGAGGAAACCCTATTTACAAGTTACCGTACGATACACTAATACAaagaaagaggaaaaaattttatttgagTCGAAATCCGTAACACAATCAGATGACACTTATGAAGCATACTTTCAAATCGTTAAAAACATATATGGCAGTGTAATCCCATCTAACGTTCTAAAAAAAGTGTcactttctttcaaagaatttcAACTAAACGGTGTGATTTCTAAATCACCAATACGATTCAAGGAATTTCAGTTTATCTATATAAACGGTAGGAAATGGTGCAGCCCTTCATTTATGAAAGTTATAGGTAATTTGTTTACTTCTGCTGGATTTGGCCTTTATGATGTAAAAAACGCAGGCCAGAAAACAGGTGGGAAAACTTATAATCAATACCCAATGTTTTTTCTTAACTTGGAATGTCCTCTCACGATCAATGATCTCATACAAGACCCTTCAAAACACATATTCGAACCGTCATTTGCTCATATTCTAAAGCCCCTAGTTTTAAAAGTACTtaaatcttttttgaaataccAAGGCTATTCTGCTTCTATTGACATCCAAGCGCACCAGAACAATAGTCCCACTAAATCTCGAAGTGAAATCAAGGCTTCAATGCCTTTGATATTACCCATTAAGAGAAACTACAGTATTTTAGatacaaaaatgaaatttgcCAAAATTGCTTCAAAGGGTCCTAGCGttgaaaatcaagatcGCATCAGCCATCAAGCAATAAGCCGACAACGATTTAAACCCGTTTTCAATCAAGCTAAATTAAATCAACTCAAAgagaatttgaaagttcACCATATTCAACAAGACTGTTGGCTagatatcaaaaatgtcaaTAGAAACACTAATTTagattcaaaagaaatagaatTACATATCACTCGCGAACAATTGATTAAATGTAAAGTGATTAATCAGcttgataataaatttatcttACTGAAGTCTCCTTCAGAGAAAATCTCTTCATATGGCTTGTATATCTTAGACCAACATGCATGCGATGAAAGAATCAAGCTAGAAGCACTTTTACAAGATTTTATACTCGAGGTTATAAGCACTACTGTGTATTCAAAATCAGTTAGTAATTGTAGCTTTGAAGTAAATATTACAGAATTAGGATTACTACAGCATTATAAAGGCGAATTCCAGCGATGGGGTGTCTATTATGATGTGAAGGAGAGCCCTAACGAGGATCCTAAGCTAGTAATATTGTCACTTCCAGAGTGtacatttcaaaaattcaatgatgacAACACTTTTTTAAAAGCTGGCCTATTAGAACACGCCCATGCATTGAGATTGGGCAAAAAGTTTCCCATAGCTAAGATTTTATGTTCAAAGCCTGATGAAACACTCAATGATAATATGTGGTGGAAATACATGAATTGTATACCACTATTTTTAAgagatattttcaattccaAGGCATGCAGGTCTGCAATCATGTTCGGTGACAATTTACTTTTGAATGAATGTGAAATACTGCTCAAGAATCTAACTGCATGTAAAATGCCATTTCAGTGTGCACATGGAAGACCTTCCGTCGTCCCAATTACAGGAATTGAAATGTCTACCAACATCTTAGACACAGCTTTCTCCTTCAACATTCAGCACCCCGACTATGACATATAA
- the MRX4 gene encoding Mrx4p (similar to Saccharomyces cerevisiae YPL168W; ancestral locus Anc_8.696) gives MMFRVHSYGLARISSLCQTTNIGRFYSKNTSRRLKSDTNSSIEENLRVLFDPDRPRDASVRSFKILLKLSAESKLVIEKYPRYEKLLKTLSTQKVKSQASMSTIARKLYTLAVQRRISDEDIYSALLKVLDEDIINVLIPKVPPTGTTTSTNKTRKPVFDIGLHPENTDYLDVILEQLEKNTVNTNDLYQIISNIIEESNEREGLQPNEKGNTKDINLNSLKNYLHEIDIQNTHKNLFLTEQKKTYDWNRPKEPLHFSGGNILFDSVAKTNVKLPISKLQNKAIDIIFNLPPRFGKNKRKCLLFNLKDQKSSIEKLELNDRSLDIVFQGHLGIINASQIQPEYVKQVINDVEKKGWNAAGFVKNNPEMIIFFHQMKTNLVLN, from the coding sequence ACATCGGGCGTTTCTATAGCAAGAATACCTCGAGAAGACTGAAATCGGATACCAATTCctcaattgaagaaaatttgaggGTTCTGTTCGATCCAGACAGGCCAAGAGATGCTTCAGTTAGGTCATTTAAGATCCTACTAAAGCTGTCAGCCGAAAGCAAGTTAGTTATTGAGAAATACCCTCGGTACGAGAAGTTGTTGAAGACCCTCTCTACACAAAAAGTCAAGTCGCAAGCAAGCATGAGTACTATTGCTCGAAAGCTATATACGTTAGCTgttcaaagaagaatatcTGACGAGGATATCTATTCTGCCCTCTTAAAGGTGTTGGATGAAGATATCatcaatgttttgatacCAAAAGTTCCTCCTACAGGCACTACTACATCTACCAATAAGACAAGAAAACCTGTATTCGACATTGGACTACATCCTGAAAATACTGATTACTTGGACGTGATATTAGAACAGTTAGAGAAAAACACAGTCAACACAAACGATTTATACCAGATTATAAGCAATATTATAGAAGAGTCAAATGAAAGGGAAGGACTGCAACCAAATGAGAAAGGAAACACGAAGGATATCAATCTCAATtcactgaaaaattacttACATGAGATAGACATTCAAAATACACATAAAAATCTGTTCTTGACGGAGCAGAAGAAAACATACGATTGGAATCGTCCAAAAGAACCGCTGCACTTCTCAGGTGGAAATATACTATTTGACTCAGTCGCTAAAACTAACGTGAAACTTCCAATATCAAAGCTCCAGAATAAAGCTATAGATATTATATTCAACTTACCACCTCGGTTTGGGAAGAATAAACGGAAATGCCTGCtattcaatttgaaagatcaaaagagctccattgaaaaattagagcTTAACGACCGGTCGTTAGATATAGTTTTCCAAGGTCATCTAGGAATAATTAATGCTTCTCAGATACAACCAGAATATGTCAAACAAGTGATCAATGATGTGGAAAAGAAAGGCTGGAATGCTGCTGGATTTGTTAAAAACAACCCAGAGATgatcatttttttccatcAAATGAAAACCAATCTAGTTTTAAATTGA
- the KAFR0H02370 gene encoding uncharacterized protein (similar to Saccharomyces cerevisiae YPL162C; ancestral locus Anc_8.686) — MGSTKQGTCKLLGPVSLCIQLLMGLLVVAVLLLKRNYEYPRRKLIVWTYDTTKQIGGSFVIHVLNLGISILKKQNLLVRSGGSKDNNEQCDWYFLNLLMDTTVGIPILWFSLHFVEKTLSIFNVKNIESGNYFSRHKIHHRQNKNSSNDDEHPLFVAFCKQFVVFICGLCMMKFAIFIILNYYEQLAEWFADIVLSWADPWPNFQVFLIMFVFPILLNCFQYCCVDNIIKLHSLNLGNLNNFEPNTFIAGGDEEDLIWDQSTDSVCSSYHTQQAKDTARYGSTS, encoded by the coding sequence ATGGGCTCCACGAAGCAAGGTACATGCAAGTTACTGGGGCCTGTGTCCCTGTGCATCCAGCTCTTGATGGGTCTCTTGGTTGTGGCGGTGCTTTTGCTCAAAAGAAACTACGAGTATCCCAGACGGAAGTTGATCGTTTGGACTTACGATACCACTAAGCAAATAGGAGGATCGTTTGTCATACATGTGTTGAATCTCGGTATCAGcatattgaagaaacagaaCCTGCTGGTGAGGTCTGGCGGAagtaaagataataatgaacAGTGCGATTGGTATTTTTTAAATCTGCTCATGGACACCACAGTGGGGATTCCAATTCTATGGTTCAGTCTACATTTCGTTGAGAAGACGCTCTCGATTTTCAACGTGAAGAACATTGAAAGTGGAAATTATTTCAGTCGTCATAAGATTCATCATCGCCAGAATAAGAACAGTTCTAATGACGATGAACACCCTCTTTTCGTTGCCTTTTGCAAACAATTCGTCGTTTTCATTTGCGGTCTCTGTATGATGAAATTCGcaatcttcattattttgaacTACTACGAGCAATTGGCAGAATGGTTTGCGGATATTGTGTTAAGCTGGGCTGATCCGTGGCccaattttcaagttttccTCATCATGTTCGTATTTCCAATTCTATTGAACTGCTTCCAGTACTGTTGCGTCGATaacattatcaaattgcACTCTTTAAATCTGGGCaatttgaacaatttcGAGCCAAACACTTTCATCGCTGGAGGAGACGAAGAAGACCTCATTTGGGACCAAAGCACGGATAGCGTCTGCTCCTCGTACCACACTCAACAAGCAAAAGACACTGCAAGGTACGGAAGCACGTCATAA